Proteins found in one Odontesthes bonariensis isolate fOdoBon6 chromosome 11, fOdoBon6.hap1, whole genome shotgun sequence genomic segment:
- the LOC142391859 gene encoding gamma-crystallin D-like: MGKIIFYEDGKFQGRSYECSSECSDLHSHFSRCNSIRVDSGDWMVYERPNYMGYQYYLRKGEYSDYQRWMGFNDCVRSCRMIPTHQGSHKMMIYERPEFGGQMMELTDDCASLHERFHFSDIHSSNVTDGCWIFYEHPNYRGRQFLIRPGEYRRFYEWGSMNPRVGSIKRITV, from the exons ATGGGCAAG ATCATTTTCTATGAGGATGGGAAGTTCCAGGGTCGTTCCTATGAGTGCAGCAGCGAATGCTCTGACCTGCACTCCCACTTCAGCCGCTGCAACTCCATCAGAGTGGACAGTGGTGACTGGATGGTCTATGAGAGACCCAACTACATGGGCTACCAGTACTACCTGAGGAAGGGCGAGTACTCAGACTACCAGCGTTGGATGGGATTCAATGATTGCGTGCGATCCTGCCGCATGATCCCTACG CACCAAGGCTCTCATAAAATGATGATCTATGAGCGTCCAGAGTTTGGAGGCCAGATGATGGAGCTGACCGACGACTGCGCCTCGCTGCACGAACGCTTCCATTTTAGTGACATCCACTCCTCAAACGTGACGGACGGCTGCTGGATTTTCTACGAGCATCCCAATTACAGGGGACGCCAGTTTCTGATACGCCCCGGTGAATACAGGAGGTTTTATGAGTGGGGAAGCATGAATCCCAGAGTGGGATCAATCAAACGTATCACTGTGTGA
- the LOC142391858 gene encoding gamma-crystallin M2-like has product MGKIVFYEDRNFQGRHHECMSDCADLHPYFNRCNSIRVESGCFMVYERPHYLGHQYFLHRGEYSDNQRTIGINDRVRSCHMIPMPRGSYKIRLYERPDMGGRVTDISDDCPNVQDRFSMSDMSSCNVVDGHWLLYDQPNYKGRTYYLRPGEYRRCSDWGGTSPTIGSLRRITDFN; this is encoded by the exons ATGGGAAAG ATCGTGTTCTACGAGGACAGAAATTTCCAGGGTCGGCACCACGAGTGCATGAGCGACTGTGCCGACCTGCATCCCTACTTCAACCGATGCAACTCAATCCGGGTGGAGAGCGGCTGTTTCATGGTGTATGAGAGACCTCACTATCTGGGCCACCAATACTTCCTGCACAGGGGGGAGTACTCCGACAACCAGCGCACGATCGGCATCAATGACCGCGTCCGCTCCTGCCACATGATTCCCATG CCTCGTGGTTCCTACAAAATAAGATTGTACGAGCGTCCGGACATGGGCGGCCGAGTGACGGACATCAGCGACGATTGCCCCAACGTCCAGGACCGCTTCAGCATGTCTGACATGAGCTCGTGCAACGTGGTGGACGGACACTGGCTGCTGTACGACCAGCCCAACTACAAAGGTAGGACCTACTACCTGAGACCAGGTGAATACCGCAGATGCAGCGACTGGGGCGGCACCAGTCCGACAATTGGCTCGCTCAGGCGAATCACCGACTTCAATTAA